One genomic window of Phycisphaerales bacterium includes the following:
- the rsmA gene encoding 16S rRNA (adenine(1518)-N(6)/adenine(1519)-N(6))-dimethyltransferase RsmA — MQTLAEIKALMESRGLRPKRSLGQNFLTDHNLILKLVAACGVGSADRVLEVGPGTGTLTEALLDTGARVLSCELDDALSELLRERLGGRENWSLVHGDCLDGKRALNPAIVEWIGNEPIKLVANLPYGCATPLMSTLLLQYPGCDVLGVTIQKELGDRLLAGPGSRDYGPISVIAQAACEVEKIAHLPPACFWPRPQVDSSMLVLRRRAAPMCDLHALSGVCAALFQQRRKRIAKPLRELIGDREPPEGVSPDQRAEELSLEAFCRLADQVSAMRAASDAMRDP, encoded by the coding sequence GTGCAGACGCTCGCGGAGATCAAGGCGCTCATGGAATCGCGTGGCCTTCGGCCGAAACGATCTCTCGGGCAGAACTTCCTGACCGACCACAATCTGATCCTCAAGCTCGTCGCGGCGTGCGGTGTTGGCTCTGCCGATCGCGTGCTGGAGGTCGGGCCGGGAACTGGGACGCTGACCGAGGCGTTGCTCGACACGGGCGCGCGGGTGCTGTCGTGCGAACTCGACGATGCGCTCTCGGAGCTTCTCCGCGAGCGGCTTGGCGGTCGGGAGAACTGGTCGCTAGTGCACGGAGATTGCCTGGATGGCAAGCGGGCTCTCAACCCGGCGATCGTTGAGTGGATTGGTAACGAACCGATCAAGCTCGTGGCGAACCTGCCGTACGGCTGCGCAACGCCGTTGATGTCGACGCTGCTGCTGCAATACCCGGGCTGCGACGTGCTGGGCGTGACGATCCAGAAGGAACTGGGCGATCGACTGCTGGCCGGGCCGGGCTCGCGGGACTATGGCCCGATCTCGGTCATCGCCCAGGCCGCGTGCGAGGTCGAGAAGATCGCCCACCTTCCGCCGGCGTGCTTCTGGCCGCGCCCGCAGGTGGACAGCTCGATGCTCGTGCTGCGGCGGCGTGCAGCGCCGATGTGCGATCTTCACGCACTGAGTGGCGTGTGCGCCGCGCTGTTCCAGCAGCGCCGCAAGCGCATCGCCAAGCCATTGCGCGAGTTGATCGGCGATCGGGAGCCACCCGAGGGCGTCTCGCCCGACCAGCGAGCCGAGGAGCTCTCGCTGGAGGCGTTTTGCCGGCTCGCCGATCAGGTCTCGGCCATGCGAGCGGCCAGCGACGCGATGCGCGATCCGTAG